Proteins encoded in a region of the Sulfurimonas marina genome:
- a CDS encoding PocR ligand-binding domain-containing protein, giving the protein MNYKFSEIVDITVMQELLDSFAPLYPVATAILDVDGKILAASSWRRICTVYHRVNPATSQRCLESDTALANGLKEQKEYNVYKCKNGLVDVAFPIIIDGQHLANFFIGQFLFEEPDREYFINQAKTFGFDTEDYLQALDEVKVFSEDEIKNLLKFFTKEVNILALLGKAYFDAHEANYKLEQKVKERTSTLEKTNRLLQKSQEIANLGIWELDIVNNKLNWSDEIYKIFEIDKEKFNASYEAFLQTIHPDDRDMVSKAYENSLITKNKYQITHRLLMNDGRIKWVEEQCETEFDSQGNALKSIGTVYDISRIKQIEKKLQRTINKQEALLKVQNVGFAFLKNRKFTWMNSVLENMLGYESGELIGKESRVVYPSEEYYLSIGKQGYPELADKGVYTQEVDLVKKDATHITFLVSMTALKKDLSEVVVVLVDVTETTKLRKQLEKVNKQLAEQANKDFLTRLYNRRGFEEHCKEIIELAKRDGSKISIAMFDIDHFKKVNDTYGHDEGDKVLKFVAEILVDVGRKSDIIGRHGGEEFILLMPPKTDKEEAIIAAERIRLSIQNSSIEKINKITISAGVATITPQPNDNTEKIADILRNQADEALYFAKEHGRNKVVHFDNL; this is encoded by the coding sequence ATGAATTATAAATTCTCGGAAATTGTTGATATTACAGTTATGCAAGAACTTTTGGATAGTTTTGCCCCACTATATCCTGTAGCCACTGCTATCCTTGATGTAGACGGAAAAATACTTGCCGCTTCAAGCTGGAGGCGTATATGTACCGTGTACCATAGAGTTAATCCGGCAACATCGCAGCGATGTCTGGAGAGTGATACGGCACTTGCAAACGGGCTTAAAGAGCAAAAAGAGTATAACGTTTATAAATGCAAAAACGGCCTTGTTGATGTAGCGTTTCCAATTATTATTGACGGTCAACACCTCGCCAACTTTTTTATCGGTCAATTTCTTTTTGAAGAACCTGACAGGGAATACTTCATAAACCAAGCCAAAACATTTGGTTTTGATACTGAAGATTATTTACAGGCTCTTGATGAAGTAAAAGTTTTTTCAGAAGATGAAATAAAAAATCTTTTGAAATTTTTTACAAAAGAGGTCAATATATTAGCCTTACTCGGAAAAGCATATTTTGATGCACATGAAGCAAATTATAAGCTTGAACAAAAAGTGAAAGAAAGAACAAGTACGCTTGAAAAAACAAACCGGCTTCTACAAAAATCACAGGAAATTGCAAACTTGGGAATCTGGGAACTTGATATTGTAAACAATAAGTTGAACTGGTCAGATGAGATATATAAGATCTTTGAGATAGATAAAGAGAAGTTCAATGCATCGTACGAAGCTTTTTTGCAGACGATTCATCCTGATGATCGGGATATGGTGTCAAAAGCGTATGAAAACTCTCTTATCACTAAAAACAAATATCAAATCACCCATCGACTGTTGATGAATGATGGCAGAATCAAATGGGTAGAAGAACAGTGTGAAACGGAGTTTGATTCACAGGGAAATGCTCTAAAATCAATTGGAACGGTTTATGATATATCCAGAATAAAGCAGATAGAAAAGAAGCTTCAAAGAACTATTAATAAGCAAGAGGCTCTATTAAAAGTGCAAAACGTCGGCTTTGCTTTTTTAAAAAACCGAAAGTTTACATGGATGAACAGTGTGCTGGAGAATATGCTAGGTTATGAGAGCGGTGAACTTATCGGAAAAGAGAGCAGAGTAGTCTATCCCAGCGAGGAGTATTATCTTTCTATCGGTAAACAAGGCTATCCGGAGTTAGCCGATAAAGGAGTATATACCCAAGAGGTAGATCTGGTAAAAAAAGATGCTACTCATATTACTTTTTTGGTCAGTATGACGGCACTCAAGAAGGACTTAAGTGAGGTGGTCGTGGTACTCGTTGATGTCACTGAAACTACTAAACTTAGAAAACAACTGGAAAAGGTAAATAAACAACTGGCTGAACAAGCTAACAAAGATTTTTTAACAAGACTTTATAACCGACGCGGATTTGAGGAACATTGTAAAGAGATTATCGAACTGGCAAAGCGTGACGGTTCTAAAATAAGCATCGCGATGTTTGATATTGATCATTTCAAAAAAGTCAATGATACTTACGGACATGACGAAGGCGACAAGGTCTTGAAATTTGTTGCAGAGATTTTAGTCGATGTAGGCAGAAAGAGTGATATTATAGGGCGCCATGGCGGAGAAGAGTTTATTTTGTTAATGCCTCCAAAAACAGATAAAGAAGAAGCTATTATTGCAGCCGAGAGGATTAGATTATCGATTCAAAACAGTTCTATAGAGAAAATCAACAAAATCACTATCAGTGCAGGAGTTGCCACTATAACCCCTCAGCCCAATGACAATACCGAAAAGATTGCAGATATTTTGCGAAACCAAGCAGACGAAGCACTCTATTTTGCCAAGGAACACGGCAGAAACAAAGTAGTTCATTTTGATAATCTGTAG
- a CDS encoding leucine-rich repeat domain-containing protein — MDTILEDFARWIKSKGLTSKVPTDIEKLKTLSVLDLSKCKIRELPPSIGFLPNLVVLKLSNNRLEALPKSIGNLKKLKNLQCENNLLKELPDSIGALDSLIILNLNGNRLKSLPNSFCKLTTLTRLTIAANALESIPKEFYKLKKLLYFSLDTNNLDELPEIFEGMRSLYYLDLSYNNFTKLPSSLSHIDELETLLLEGNQINNLPSLESHDMLIKLNLNDNDLTTIDFDLSALEDLQILTLDNNHLEYLPDSLCKLKKLNHLSVSANKLKTLPECIGELENLLELDIEENYLEEYPESFSKLTKLKNLYIQENSLERPELPNLEFCDLD; from the coding sequence ATGGATACGATTTTAGAAGATTTCGCAAGATGGATCAAGAGCAAAGGGCTGACTTCAAAAGTTCCTACAGATATAGAAAAACTAAAAACACTATCTGTGCTTGATCTCTCAAAATGCAAGATTCGTGAACTTCCTCCAAGTATCGGTTTTTTACCAAACCTTGTTGTCCTGAAACTTTCAAACAACAGACTTGAAGCACTTCCAAAAAGTATAGGGAACCTAAAAAAACTCAAAAATCTGCAATGTGAAAACAATCTTTTAAAAGAACTACCCGATTCAATCGGTGCACTCGATTCTTTGATCATCTTAAACCTAAACGGCAATAGACTAAAATCACTTCCTAACAGTTTTTGCAAACTAACTACGCTAACACGTCTAACGATAGCTGCAAATGCCCTGGAGAGTATTCCAAAAGAGTTTTATAAACTTAAAAAACTGTTGTATTTTTCACTCGATACAAATAACTTAGACGAACTTCCGGAAATTTTTGAAGGGATGAGATCACTTTATTATCTCGATCTTTCGTATAACAACTTTACGAAACTACCATCCTCTTTGAGTCATATAGATGAACTAGAAACGCTGCTCCTTGAGGGGAACCAGATCAATAATCTTCCCTCTTTAGAGTCTCACGATATGTTAATTAAACTCAATCTGAATGATAATGATCTTACAACTATCGACTTTGACCTAAGTGCCTTAGAAGATCTCCAGATCTTAACACTTGACAATAATCACCTTGAATATCTGCCCGATTCTCTGTGCAAACTCAAAAAGCTCAACCATTTAAGTGTGAGTGCAAATAAACTAAAAACACTTCCTGAGTGTATAGGGGAGTTGGAAAATCTTTTAGAATTAGATATAGAGGAGAACTATCTAGAGGAGTATCCTGAGTCTTTCTCAAAGCTTACAAAACTTAAAAATCTATATATCCAGGAGAACTCTTTAGAACGCCCGGAGTTGCCAAATCTAGAGTTTTGCGATCTTGATTAG